A genome region from Candidatus Eisenbacteria bacterium includes the following:
- a CDS encoding 4-hydroxybenzoate octaprenyltransferase — protein sequence MSSASPSANPFERVRTYASFVRFEHTLFSLPLVLAGIFSVAGPALAAARWGWIALAAVGARTAAMAINRIVDRRLDALNPRTRSRELPAGTMKALEAWGLLAASGVAYLIACRALGPWYLRVSWVPLAVFTIYPYLKRFTPLCHFGVGAALALAPLAGFAAAHPDLEMSRTALWLAGFALAWVSGFDIIYATLDEDFDRLHRVRSMVTWLGRDPALRVSVALHGIAFLCLLGVAGSVLASVGDPPAWAFFAVVVLLTLSGVLLWLEQRWAEDVDLAFFKVNVWVGAAVLATVLVARAAGGF from the coding sequence ATGTCCTCCGCCTCCCCGAGCGCGAACCCATTCGAACGCGTCCGCACCTACGCGTCGTTCGTGCGCTTCGAGCACACGCTGTTTTCTCTGCCGCTGGTGCTCGCCGGCATCTTCAGCGTCGCGGGCCCGGCGCTTGCCGCCGCCCGCTGGGGCTGGATCGCGCTCGCGGCCGTCGGTGCCCGCACCGCCGCGATGGCGATCAATCGCATCGTGGATCGGCGGCTCGATGCCCTGAACCCGCGCACCCGATCGCGCGAACTGCCCGCCGGAACCATGAAAGCACTCGAAGCCTGGGGGCTGCTGGCGGCGAGTGGTGTGGCGTATCTGATCGCATGTCGTGCGCTGGGGCCCTGGTACCTGCGCGTTTCGTGGGTGCCGCTCGCGGTGTTCACGATCTACCCGTATCTCAAGCGGTTCACGCCGCTCTGCCACTTCGGGGTCGGTGCCGCACTGGCACTCGCGCCTCTGGCAGGCTTCGCAGCCGCGCATCCCGATCTCGAGATGTCGCGCACCGCGCTGTGGCTGGCCGGTTTCGCGCTGGCGTGGGTGTCGGGCTTCGACATCATCTACGCGACGCTCGACGAGGACTTCGACCGCCTGCACCGGGTGCGCTCGATGGTGACGTGGCTCGGCCGCGACCCCGCCCTGCGGGTCTCGGTGGCCCTGCACGGCATCGCGTTCCTGTGTCTGCTGGGCGTCGCAGGATCGGTGCTCGCGAGTGTCGGCGACCCGCCCGCGTGGGCGTTCTTCGCGGTCGTGGTACTCCTCACGCTCAGCGGCGTGCTGCTGTGGCTTGAGCAGCGCTGGGCGGAGGACGTGGACCTGGCGTTCTTCAAGGTCAACGTATGGGTCGGCGCCGCGGTGCTCGCGACCGTGCTGGTTGCGCGCGCGGCCGGAGGATTTTGA
- a CDS encoding TonB-dependent receptor has product MSWFLVLPIALATAPGGTFTDSTVVPLEGISITGSRVPESVLRTPAALSVVTKNTLRSTRGISLLDGLARVPGVFSQSRGGGQDVRITIRGYGARGNGERSNAGNMRGIRVLTDGIPLTEPDGRTSLEFIDLGSADRIEVLRSNGSVVYGNASGGVVQLRTAFDFERPWIEYQERAGSFGYHREQGAAGIAMGSGRGTVSVFNSNFDGWRAHSRSTTTSIQSRFSAPLDDRTRLGVLADFVSNLNFFPGALTQAQLEADPEQANPTFVTRNERRFNRAGRLGFSLERGLEGNTSVSATLFAEPKSLQRSERNRFRDFNRYHIGGNLAVQHRTTFSSELYGTWTAGADDQFQDGAIQFYNLAPGGNRSTTVFQNKREGSNSAGGFVQAELTWSEQWAVRVAARYDNLWYLSEDRVTPRLNATKRFTQVTPKGSVARMFERHTIYASVGGGVEAPAFNEIDPPPPYDTLTSFNPFLEPMSSTSYEFGAKGEFAAQDSRFGRLSYDAALYWIDVRNEVVPFNGGAFFFTAGKSRRRGAELGLGWSPVDKLSFNGALTFSQNEYVEYQNELGDFDGNDVAGLPEALVNVEARYQLPAGLSVSGNLKHVGHYFADDANTAFVEGYVLYGALLEYAHAMPIGVMRAFVSGDNLTDEEHVSSVFINGISGQYFEPGLPQNWSAGLSLSIR; this is encoded by the coding sequence ATGTCCTGGTTCCTGGTGCTGCCGATCGCGCTCGCTACGGCGCCCGGCGGCACATTCACCGATTCGACCGTGGTGCCGCTGGAAGGCATCTCGATCACCGGCTCGCGCGTGCCGGAGAGCGTGCTGCGCACGCCGGCGGCGCTGTCGGTCGTCACGAAAAATACGCTGCGCTCGACGCGCGGGATCAGCCTGCTCGACGGACTCGCTCGAGTACCGGGCGTGTTCTCGCAGAGTCGCGGCGGCGGGCAGGACGTTCGCATCACGATTCGCGGCTATGGCGCGCGCGGAAACGGCGAACGATCGAATGCCGGAAACATGCGCGGCATTCGCGTGCTCACCGACGGCATTCCACTCACCGAGCCCGACGGCCGCACCTCGCTCGAGTTCATCGATCTGGGCTCGGCCGACCGGATCGAGGTGCTGCGCAGCAACGGATCCGTCGTTTACGGCAATGCCTCGGGCGGCGTGGTGCAGCTTCGCACCGCATTCGATTTCGAGCGACCGTGGATCGAATACCAGGAGCGCGCAGGGTCGTTCGGCTATCACCGCGAACAGGGCGCGGCCGGCATCGCGATGGGCAGCGGACGCGGCACCGTCTCGGTTTTCAACTCGAACTTCGACGGCTGGCGGGCCCACAGTCGCAGCACCACCACGTCGATCCAGTCGCGCTTCTCGGCGCCGCTCGACGACCGCACGCGGCTCGGTGTGCTGGCGGATTTCGTCAGCAATCTGAACTTCTTTCCGGGCGCGCTGACGCAGGCGCAGCTCGAGGCCGATCCCGAGCAGGCGAACCCAACTTTCGTCACCCGGAACGAGCGGCGCTTCAATCGGGCGGGCCGACTCGGCTTCTCGCTGGAGCGCGGACTCGAGGGCAATACGAGCGTTTCGGCGACGCTGTTTGCGGAACCCAAGTCGCTTCAGCGCTCCGAGCGCAATCGATTCCGCGATTTCAATCGCTATCACATCGGTGGAAACCTCGCGGTGCAACATCGCACCACGTTCAGCTCCGAGCTCTACGGCACCTGGACTGCCGGCGCCGACGATCAGTTCCAGGACGGCGCGATCCAGTTCTACAACCTCGCCCCGGGCGGCAATCGAAGCACCACCGTATTCCAGAACAAGCGCGAGGGTTCCAACTCGGCCGGTGGCTTCGTTCAAGCTGAGTTGACCTGGAGCGAGCAGTGGGCGGTACGCGTGGCTGCCCGTTACGACAACCTCTGGTACCTGTCGGAGGATCGAGTGACGCCGCGGCTCAATGCGACCAAACGCTTCACTCAGGTGACGCCGAAGGGTTCGGTCGCGCGCATGTTCGAGCGGCACACGATCTACGCCTCGGTCGGTGGAGGCGTCGAGGCTCCGGCATTCAACGAGATCGATCCGCCGCCGCCTTATGACACGCTCACGAGTTTCAACCCGTTCCTCGAGCCGATGAGTTCGACCAGCTATGAGTTCGGAGCCAAGGGCGAGTTCGCAGCGCAGGACTCGCGCTTCGGTCGCCTCAGCTACGACGCGGCGTTGTACTGGATCGACGTGCGCAACGAAGTGGTGCCGTTCAACGGCGGCGCGTTCTTCTTTACCGCCGGCAAGTCGCGACGGCGCGGAGCTGAACTGGGGCTCGGGTGGTCGCCGGTCGACAAGCTCTCGTTCAATGGTGCGCTGACGTTCTCGCAGAACGAGTACGTCGAATACCAGAACGAACTCGGCGACTTCGACGGCAACGACGTCGCGGGACTTCCCGAGGCGCTGGTCAACGTCGAAGCCCGTTACCAGCTGCCGGCGGGGCTCAGCGTGTCCGGCAACTTGAAGCACGTCGGTCACTACTTCGCCGACGACGCGAACACCGCGTTCGTCGAGGGCTACGTGCTGTACGGCGCGCTGCTCGAGTACGCGCACGCGATGCCGATCGGCGTCATGCGCGCGTTCGTCAGCGGCGACAATCTGACCGACGAGGAGCACGTTTCGTCGGTGTTCATCAACGGCATCAGCGGGCAGTACTTCGAGCCCGGTCTGCCGCAGAACTGGTCGGCAGGGCTCAGCCTCTCGATCCGCTGA
- a CDS encoding UbiX family flavin prenyltransferase produces MKRYLIGMTGASGSVYGVDFLKRCPGEKFLVMSDWARQVLQSETGLKASDLEAHAKKLFLDSDLAAPFSSGSNRYDAYVIVPCSVSTLAKIAAGIADTLITRAAAVALKERMRMVLCVRETPLSSIALEACLKLSREGVVIMPVSPPWYANPRDLDQLVGGFSHKLLALLGEGAGPGWREEALE; encoded by the coding sequence ATGAAGCGCTACCTGATCGGCATGACCGGCGCCTCGGGCAGTGTCTATGGCGTGGACTTTCTCAAGCGCTGCCCGGGCGAGAAGTTCCTCGTCATGAGCGACTGGGCGCGACAGGTGTTGCAGTCCGAGACCGGGCTCAAGGCGTCGGACCTCGAAGCGCACGCGAAGAAGTTGTTCCTCGACAGCGACCTGGCGGCACCGTTCAGCTCCGGCAGCAATCGCTATGACGCTTACGTGATCGTGCCGTGCAGCGTCTCGACGCTCGCGAAGATCGCCGCGGGCATCGCGGACACGCTCATCACGCGCGCCGCAGCCGTAGCGCTCAAGGAACGCATGCGCATGGTGCTGTGCGTGCGCGAGACTCCGCTGTCCTCGATCGCGCTCGAGGCGTGTCTCAAGCTGTCGCGAGAGGGCGTAGTGATCATGCCGGTTTCGCCGCCCTGGTACGCGAACCCGCGTGATCTCGATCAGCTGGTCGGCGGCTTCAGCCACAAGCTGCTCGCGCTGCTCGGCGAAGGCGCAGGCCCCGGCTGGCGCGAAGAGGCGCTCGAGTAA
- the lexA gene encoding transcriptional repressor LexA translates to MLSERAREILDYIRTFARERGYPPTIREIGEAFEIMSTNGVRHHLTSLEREGFIRRNAKISRGIDLLLHDDGPLPQLGGIPILGRVAAGEPILAETSFDESLKPGELFGDTQGLFALKVRGDSMIDAGILEGDFVIVRSQDRASSGDMIVALIGDEATVKYYRPRGTHLELEPANEKYKPILVGSDQEFRVLGIVKGVMRTVGR, encoded by the coding sequence ATGCTCAGTGAGCGGGCGAGAGAGATTCTCGACTACATCCGGACCTTCGCTCGCGAGCGAGGCTACCCGCCGACCATTCGCGAGATCGGCGAAGCATTCGAGATCATGTCGACCAATGGCGTCCGACATCATCTGACGTCGCTCGAGCGGGAAGGCTTCATCCGCCGCAACGCGAAGATTTCGCGCGGGATCGATCTGCTCCTGCATGACGACGGACCACTACCGCAACTCGGCGGCATTCCGATTCTCGGGCGCGTCGCGGCAGGCGAACCGATTCTCGCCGAGACTTCGTTCGACGAATCGCTCAAGCCCGGCGAGCTGTTCGGCGATACGCAGGGACTGTTCGCGCTGAAGGTTCGCGGTGACAGCATGATCGACGCGGGGATCCTCGAAGGAGACTTCGTGATCGTTCGCAGTCAGGATCGTGCTTCGTCGGGTGACATGATCGTCGCGTTGATCGGCGATGAGGCGACGGTGAAGTACTACCGCCCTCGCGGAACCCACCTCGAACTCGAACCGGCGAACGAGAAGTACAAGCCGATCCTGGTTGGAAGCGATCAGGAGTTTCGTGTGCTCGGAATCGTGAAAGGTGTCATGCGAACCGTCGGTCGCTGA
- a CDS encoding PilZ domain-containing protein has translation MELELPDYWKPILEPLRAGDRHEAVKRLRMQVDHDPFALAPRHVLATLLSELGQSNAAQVQYEKLLTASVSRGDVFRAIAAQRRISEIEGGAQSTARLVALQRWFRLLGPQSLTAFGDGPRGGVRPIHFLRLPEDLFAHAAAGMRLERFDLTWRFEGVDRPRQWVVLWGALRWDLRHPDDNATAIAHCREGDVLFPGASNPVGTMLRIAADTPCECLVIEPDLMAELAERDPGVLDSGAATSPEIVHDERAHLPARPRSRGDLDDRRFAPPSPDTDAPRQLHIAPESRAPDEGRDAGEWLEFGEVSLDGTANGSGESNRSHDDMGLPTLDLVSPADMTNGAGEIPRVPRLTRPSTPAADSPGDPTHGAREIELPTPIDPRTSSAGSEGKPSDRRNRRRTGVSYQGTVQLLGLGQATGVRLECEVVNLSTTGVGIKIPRDAVLSLVRILEDETLRLELGPTSGRVELAGRVRWLDSQSSEAVYVGIQFVLLTRDDTAALEGLIARAARKPAPPSIRVPRDPDARAA, from the coding sequence GTGGAACTCGAACTACCCGACTACTGGAAGCCCATCCTCGAACCGTTGAGGGCCGGCGACCGACACGAGGCCGTGAAACGCCTGCGCATGCAGGTGGATCACGATCCGTTCGCGCTTGCGCCGCGTCACGTCCTGGCGACGCTCCTGAGCGAACTCGGTCAGAGCAATGCTGCGCAGGTGCAGTACGAGAAGCTCCTGACCGCTTCGGTCTCGCGCGGAGACGTGTTCCGTGCGATCGCGGCGCAGCGGCGCATCAGCGAGATCGAGGGTGGCGCGCAGTCGACAGCGCGACTGGTCGCGCTGCAGCGCTGGTTCCGACTGCTCGGGCCTCAGAGCCTGACCGCTTTCGGCGATGGACCGCGCGGAGGCGTGCGCCCGATCCATTTCCTGCGTCTGCCCGAGGATCTGTTCGCCCACGCTGCCGCCGGCATGCGGCTCGAGCGCTTCGATCTGACGTGGCGCTTCGAGGGGGTGGACCGCCCGCGACAGTGGGTGGTGCTGTGGGGTGCGTTGCGCTGGGATCTTCGCCATCCAGACGACAACGCCACCGCGATCGCGCACTGCCGCGAGGGTGACGTTCTGTTTCCGGGCGCCTCGAATCCCGTCGGGACCATGCTGCGCATCGCGGCCGATACGCCGTGCGAATGCCTCGTCATCGAGCCTGACCTGATGGCGGAACTCGCCGAACGCGATCCGGGAGTGCTCGACTCCGGTGCGGCGACGAGTCCCGAGATCGTTCACGACGAGCGCGCGCATCTCCCCGCGCGACCGCGCAGTCGCGGCGATCTCGACGACCGGCGCTTCGCACCTCCGAGTCCCGACACCGATGCGCCGCGCCAGCTTCATATCGCACCCGAGTCGCGCGCACCGGATGAGGGCCGCGACGCCGGCGAGTGGCTCGAGTTTGGCGAAGTGTCGCTCGACGGGACCGCGAACGGCTCCGGCGAAAGCAATCGCTCGCACGACGACATGGGCCTGCCGACCCTCGATCTCGTGAGCCCTGCGGACATGACGAACGGTGCGGGAGAGATTCCGCGGGTGCCGCGGCTGACACGTCCGAGCACGCCGGCCGCAGACAGCCCAGGCGACCCGACCCACGGGGCACGCGAAATCGAGCTGCCCACGCCGATCGATCCGCGGACTTCCTCCGCCGGCTCCGAAGGCAAACCCAGCGACCGCAGGAACCGCCGGCGTACCGGCGTCTCGTACCAGGGAACCGTGCAGCTGCTGGGCCTCGGCCAGGCGACCGGTGTGCGGCTCGAGTGCGAAGTGGTGAATCTGTCGACCACCGGAGTCGGCATCAAGATCCCGCGCGACGCCGTGCTCTCGCTGGTGAGGATTCTCGAGGACGAAACCCTGCGACTCGAGCTCGGACCCACAAGTGGCCGAGTGGAGCTGGCAGGCCGGGTGCGCTGGCTCGACTCCCAGTCGAGCGAGGCGGTGTACGTGGGAATCCAGTTCGTTCTGCTCACGCGCGACGACACCGCCGCACTCGAGGGTCTGATCGCGCGCGCCGCACGCAAGCCCGCACCGCCCTCGATCCGCGTGCCGCGCGACCCGGACGCTCGCGCCGCCTAG